CTTCTTTATTGTGAACGAAGAAATATTTGTCAGGGACATTTAAGTTTATCATAGCGTATGCTCTACGCAATTCATCCCTTAGTAAACCCACTTTAGAGTGCTCTTCCATCTCGACATGTATAACCAAACTTCCATTCATTGATTCTACAGGTAGATTAAGCTTTCGACGAGCGCGAGTTGCTGGTGATGACGATGCTGGAGGCGGGGTCCTTTGAGGCCCCAATCCAGGGTTAGTTATGACTAGTTGAACGGTAGAACCCTGGAGGATCTCATAATGCTCAGTGTCGCGGTCATTGAGAAGATAATGGCCATTGAAAATTAACTTCTGGGAAGTGACTGGGTAGCCTTTGTACTTCTCGACCTTCTCTTTTATTTCAAGGACAGTGTCGAAGTAGCCGATTTCTATGGTGAAGGTCTCCCCGGCGGATGTCACAAAGTTTACATCCATGAGGCTACAGGGGCcgagtttctctctttttgttttcctttttgttcttcttctttttcctgaGGATGTTTGTTATTAACAATGTATAGAAGAAGCTAAAGTATCGAAATTTTAGCATGCGGCTTCTGTGAATTCAGAAACTCAGAGTTCATGTTCACTTGGTATAATTCTGGAAATGGAAATCAAATGCTTCTCAACAAAAtaactccctctcctcttccctgTACTGAAGAGTGGTGTTTCACATTTTTGTGCATGCAAATGCTATCAACAACACACTTTGTGAACCActgtttttttgttaaaaaaaaaactctatattttcttttgttttgataATGCCTCTTCTTAGAAATCCTGCATCCCTGACAGATCATCTGTGCTTGTTTTTCCCTACTGTTCAATAATTTTTGCTTGTATTGTATATAAATGTTTTTAACAACAGTAATGATTTTACtgagattttctttttattttagtgaATAACTCCAACTAACTATTGGTACTTAAGAGAGAGTTGATGCGCATGTTAAGATTCTGTTCATTAGAAACTACTTTTGGTACAAAGTAGGAGCATACTACTTTTGTGAAAAGAAAGGGAACTTTTTGAAAACTTTTTAAAGTAATGTACGGAGACCCCAATAAATATCGGCGGTTTTGAAATCGGTCCCTGAACTTCCTTTTGGCTGGGACATTAATGAGCGAAAATAAAGTTCCGAGATCTACTTCAAAACGACCTGTAGTAGAGGGAACTCCTTACGCTTTCAccaaaaagagtaaaaaaggtaatagaaattaaattgatCTAAGATATGTAAGgaacaaagaaaataataataattataataatataacaaaGTGATACACTGAACACACAGCAACAATCACACAGGAACAAAatgatatactttaaaaatcGTGCAACAATAAACTATTTGATGCTTAGAAGAACGAGTCCTGcggtaaatatttttcatatttagatcatattttaaTGGCTCTAATTATTATAGTTTTTAAACATTTATGCATACACGCCGTCGCTACAGTCAAACGGTGGTCCAAATTAGATCTTACAGTATAATGTGAGCTTGTCTCTATTAacatctttaattaattatgttCGACCGAACacctattattttaaataatcgAAAACGATCGTTATTTTCCCGATAGTTTAAATTACTAGAGAACGATATTTTTAGCATTTTGTATCCTCACATAAGGATTCGAAACGTTTTGGTAGATTTATAACACGGACTAAAATTAGATGAAAGAAATTAAACTAATGACGGTCTTGTTACAATCACGTGAACTTCTCCTTATTAACATCTCTAATTAATGCTAACCTTATTCCATCGCTACGTTGAATAATACAAAACGATCGCTTTTTTGCGATAACTTAACCTACTAAAGAGCAGTatgtttaatatttatattttcagacTCATAACGTAGACTTGAATTAGATgagtgaaaattaaaaaaattgatgacgGTTCAAATACAGCTGTTACAAATCACGTGAGCTTGTCTCTATTAACATCTCTAATTAAATGCTAATTAAACGAACACCTACTAATCGCGGAGCATCTTCAGTTGGCATAATCGAACCACTTTATAACCTATACTTACcatattgattaattaatactGTGACAAATATGTTTTTGACCTATGTGTATGCGCTGATATAAGAGATTTTAATTGAATGGTTCATGCAGTTCATGGGACGAAAGGTAATCACCAAGAACAAAAAGCATTGTATGCTTTTCTAGCCCTTGGCCCGTGTTTGACACGGGCtgctaagtttttttttttttccccttttttttctcatgatttgatttgatttttttttttttatacttttcttctcttttgcgGGAGGATTTACTGTCTCACCCCTGTAATTTAGTTCATCATTAATttgatgaatgaagcaggtGACAGGTtacccttttctctttttctttcggAAAAAAGTAAAGTATTGCATGTTAACACTTGAGACTATTCTGATTTATTAATTTCGAtaattgttgtttgttttatcgGAATCAGATTTCGATTCTCATTTCATTCTTGGCTAAAAATGGGCTGATTTATTTTGTTATCCAATGCGACTTTGAATCATGAATTGATCTATTTCAGAGTAAATTATTCAAAAGATTCTCTCACAAATACCTCTTCCTCTTTATTCCTTCGTCACCGTTTGaatcgggtataagcaagaattagctattacagggatagatgcaagtatggggataaaaaaaatagcattgggatgaaaattaggttgttcccaagataagaaaaatagcgtttagatagataatatggaataaaaaaaataatgagtaattatatatagaaaataaaagtattgataaaaatagttataccagcttatttcaaatactcaataattactatttttgagtaaaaaattaacatttgTATATAAAAAGAGGATAaaggttattccaccccttattTCCAAGTTCCAACCCAAACGGGGTTGCTTTTAATCGGGTGACATGACGTGTGTTCTTTGTTCAGAAGAGTTGGAGACAGGTCGTCGATCACCTTTTCACTATCTTAGGCTTTTCCAGCTCCCTATTGGAGAGTTTACTAcgtaataaaagaattttttgcGTAATTATATTTCATTCGGTAAGTTGTGGGAAGTAAACAGGCGAGAGAGTTAACAACTATTGTCACTTTTTGGTGGGTTATCTGATTGGAGCagaataaaagatattttttttttataaaaaaagctCATCGTAAGAGAGATGTTGGAGAAGATCTACTTTTGTAAGACCTTGCTACTTCACACTGTAGCCTTGTTCATGTTTTGATTGAATGAAACAGTAGCACACAATCTatctcgcaaaaaaaaaaaaaaaaaaaaaaaaaaaaaaaaaacttttcccCCGCCCTCGTCAAGGCCTTGGTTACCTCACTTCTGTAGCTTGGTTCATCTTTCTAATAAATGAAGTGGGTaaatgctacctttttctcaaaaaaaagaactcTCTTTCGAAATTTTAAGTGttttaattgtttatttcaatttcaatttcaataatgaaccaaatatttttgaatgattcgtCGTTCAATTTCTCATTCCAAtacaattcaattttatttttcattattattccGACTATAAACTAAACACACTGTCAACGAAAGTGACTTATTTAACCAGCTCTCTAAGTTATTCTAAACGCTTTAAATTTTGTATGATACCTGTCACAgtaagaagagggaaaaaaaacaaaaaaaagaaaagttaatgCTACGCACACGAAAAGAAAAAGTTCACGGATTTGCTTAAGGAAACTTTTACATTTTGGTACTATGTAAATGAttgtttaaatattattattgccCATATAGAACGATAGCTACCCCAGTAAAATGACTTGGTCTTCTTAATTACCAAATTTGTACTGGTCCCTCTTGCTTATTCCTTAGCATGTGGGCATGCAGGGAAGTGGGGttttattatttaacaaatAGCCTATCAATCTAGATCCCTCAAGGCCAcaactatatattatttgtacCACACCTTGTGACTAGGACCCCTACCAAccatatagatagatatatatggGCTATCCTAATAAATTTAACTGTAAAATCCTGTGTAGGGTTCATCTTGTTGCTTAGGGTTCGTTTGATTCGCTAGTAACTTCCGCAAAAGTACTTCTTATGTACATCTACTGATGTTAGGTTAATTCTTACGATTTTCAACCTCAATTTGGAGttttgttttctaaattttagattagCAGTTTTCAGAATAGCCGAGAAGTTTATTCTACAAACTGAAGCCAAAGAAGCACAGcaagataaattaatttgtttctttctacgatttaatttgtttgcagttggtatcatttacctatggAATTTGAGGTTCAAAATGTGTTGATCTTTTTGCAGAGTCCATgagttttttctctttctttttctttttctttttttttttatcctttgaGGACACAAGTCCCacaagaagagaaggagagctATCAATTAATATTGTCTCCCTAAGTAGGTCAAAATTAATACTTATTATGTTGGCAAATTATTAGACCCCACTCACAAGTTGATGAATTCAATTAGAATTGTTGGAatagtttcaactttcaacaGGCCGTGCTCATTTTATATATGAATCAGgatcaaaaaatttcatatatatacgaAATCGATCTTCTAACCACCGAAAACGACAAGTTTTTTCCGAGTTAGGTTTATTTCAGTAAGTAGTTAGCATTAAAAGAACAACATAAAGTAGCCATTTGTATTTAATTAATCCTTCGAGGATTACCATAATCCAATAACAatgctttaaaaaaaagatgaatgGAAACATGTTTCCTGTTTCCtactatatatttaattttgagatgGGGCTAGAGCTCTTTGGATCGATCGTCCTGTAGCATAAACATGCTTATGTGTTAACCATAGCTCTAATTGTCGGTGACCGCGCGTGACGTAAACCTATATTACTTAGTAATGGGATTATCGAATCATtcgaattaaattaaatagctTGTAGTTTATGTAGTTCATTAGTTTAATCCACCTATCCGATTTGAAACGTGTCTCTAAAGctttttatgttaattatatTCTAACAACTCATTTTAGATTACGTGCCGTAACTGCACTAAAGATTCCAGAAAAGAAAAGGTACCATCAAATCTTGCGACTCCTACTTACTAGTCCAATTCTTGGATtataaaatattggattaaGTAACAAATTAGCTGTCCAATGGTCCGCACATATTTTAAAGTgcttttttttatgtaaatccATGCATTAAAGTTTGAAAAGATGCAAAAATTTACACTACCTAGGCAAGCTTTAGCGTAGTCCTGCTCGGTCGTAGATGAAAGTAGAATTTAAACTAAAACTTTGATTTTCGGATGGTTAAGCCACTTCGTGATTTGTGCAATTCTcttgataatataatttttattgttcaaATTCTACTCCCATTAGTAATCAACCGGTTAAAAATGGACATGGCATTGCTGAAAGGCTAATTAATACtgattaatttttgttataatgCAGTTGCTAGTCTTCTAATTTTGTCATAATAACACGAATAACATCAAAATTTGGATCACCAAAAAAGGGAGTTTAAGGATTTTGGTCCACAATGTATTATCAACTCCACatgcttaattattatataaatatatgcattATGACAGAACATGATCACCCAATATTGCATTTTCCACAAGAAAGTTAATAAAAATTGGGCACATGTCACATCTGGGAGCGTGCATGTTTAAAATCCTGGGCTCCTTATGTGCATCATGCAAGGTGAAATGTCCAAATTATTGGATGGGAACATATATGTAGACAAAGCCAAGGGAAAGAGCATCGAAACCAGCTGGACTGTCCCGTACTGTATAATTATTCTCTTCTCCATGATGCCTCAaagataaggaaaaaaaaaaaaaaaaaagctgcatAGGCCCTTTGGATAAAGGAGAGAGAactagatagagagagagagagagagagagagagagaggtgcatGTACCATGCTTGCTAACATTTCCTATGtccaccgaccgtccctatcGCACGTGGCaaaaaagtttgatggttggtatccgagactcaagttcgaatcctaattgattcacatttcaaactaagtttatttctatataaaataaaataaatgaagcgtgtagcatgctatttatctctctcaaaaaagaaaaagaaaaaacattccCTATGTCCCCgaccccccaaaaaaagaaaaaaagatgtacagagacatcttgaattttagataattttgcaaattgaGGCATGAATTTTCAATTATGAtaactatatttaaaaaataataataattatcaagTAACTCAGTGGATCTCTCTCCTTAAGTGATTTTATTAATTACATGACAATTTTGATCAGATGTCGTACACGTACGTAATCCtgcaaatttcaaaatatataagaaataattattttatgcttcaaattttactaattaattaagcatggCAATTAGAGAATAGGTTGAgtagaattttaatttctattgcTTTTCTTACATGTTCGTATACAAACATATGCAATACATACGATCAAAAAGATTAcgcaattaataattttaattaaagataCAAATTTAttgaactaaaatttaaataacgTAATCGCTAAATTTAAAAGTACAGATGCCTActtacaaaaaaacaaaagttcacGGGATCTTCGGACATTTTTCCCAAAATAATATGTATCATCATGCCTCgttattaattaaaaagggaGTGGGTGAGATGGTTGCTTTGATTTGATACCCTAATGTTGGAGTATTGTGTATTAGACTTGGTCCGCATGTTAGTTATGAACTGTTCGTATTAACATCTGTCCTTGTCTTAATTACAGTACTGAAGATTAGGCAATGACTCAATAATGAGGCCAGGATAGGTGAAGGCACGAGATCGGAATCCTAGAAGAAAGTCTACTGTTTTATATTTGCACCACATCAGCAATAATaagtcaattatatttttttaaaatattaataataaaaatattttttaattatgatgTGATGGATTAATTCAAACGAATTTATTTGGTTGATTGGGAATGTCACGTCGCCCGTATAACTAGTGCGTTTTAAAATATTTCGAATCCTAGATAGAGAGGTTTAGCATAAGAGAGAGCCAAGCTCTTTAATGTACATAATAAAAAGCGAAAAAAAGTACAtaacttttttgaattttagctcATTTGTAAATAGACGTCTGCGCGTTTGGTTTTGATAATtagactttttaaaatttatcaaatagtttaatagatcCTTCTCTTCgagtaatattattaattacataattGTTTTGGCCATATGTATTGCATATAGCTTTATAAAgctttaaaatgtaaaaaaaaagaaaaaaattgtatttttgtgTTCTAATACGTAGAAAGAgtgacaaaaattaaaattcaattcaaCAAATTATTCGACCGCatattaaattatcaaaattaaaagaaaaaaaatatttttttttattttcaagtcttaaaatattatatgtaccACACCTGATCAAATGATTATGTAATTAGCAAGTTCACCGGAGCACAGAAGTTAGTTAaattatttggtaaaatttataaaatataattataaaattaaacgTTCAAAGCGCTTGGTTTTTAAAAGATCTAAAGTTCAGCATGTCTCAATATAGTTTTTTCAAGTCCGGCTGGGATGCGTCTGCTAGCATCACGCATTTGgtgttatcaagttttccgcTGTTAGATTTATCCTTTTGACAATTTTCAgttgttagatcatattattcaaccaaccacccactcaattctaaggGACTATTATCATTCTAACTTCATATCCCTTCATCGAAGGACTAAAAATCTAATAACACTGATGATTTGGTGCCATTAAAAGCATTTCAGTCAAATTTCAGTTTTCctataataacaaaataaaagagcCCCACTTAACAATCCCTCCCACCAAAGTTTAGATTCCAAAACCTCTTACTAATTGTCCTATTGAGACACTGGAGAGCTGGTCCAACAACCCTTCACCTCTTACTAGTCCAAATTTTTCGCCACTCTATAAGTAAAAGAAGACACTGTGTGCACATGGCTGTCGATTTGTACTCgtaagagagagatagagtgtgtgtgtgtgtgtgtgtgtgtgtgttttatgCTCATCTCCTCCCTGGGGACATTGAGAcacaaaaaagaagagaaaaaggagagagaggagtgttAGTAGATGGTACAGATTCTTGAGTGATCTGAGCTCTCACCAATCAGccaaagaaagcaaaaaaaaaaaaaaaaaaaaaaaaaaaaaaaaaaaaaaaggggtaaaaaaaaatgaggaggAGGTTGAGCTATTTGATTTGTGTGATGTGTGTAGTGTTGGGATTTGTGGCCTgtgcagaagcagaagctgaaCTGAAGCTGGGGTTCTATGACAAAACCTGTCCCAAAGCAGAGACAATCATTGCTGACTATGTGAAGAAGCACATCCCCAATGCACCTACTGTGGCTGCAACTCTCCTCAGAACTCACTTCCATGATTGCTTTGTCAGGGTAATGTCATTAATATCCTCAACTCATCATCATGATCTCTCTTCAATTTGTTCTCTTTTTATCTACATTCCTTATTCTTATtccctacaaaaaaaaaaaaagaaaaaaaagaaagaaaaaacagtaAGATGATCTTTTTCTGTGGCAAAATATTTATGGCCAGTTTACGAGATTCGTCGTCCATAGGGCATTGCAATCATTATTGTGCTTTAATCTGAATTTTTTGTGCGCTTGTAAAATTTATGTTCCAGGGTTGTGACGCATCGATTCTGATAAACTCCACAAAAAACAACGAAGCAGAGAAGGACTCGGCCCCCGACGTAACCCTTCGCGGGTACGACTTCATCGATCGCGTGAAGAGCTTGGTAGAAGAGGAGTGCCCGGGGGTCGTGTCTTGCGCCGACATCATCGCATTAGTAGCGAGAGATGCAGTTGGAGTCATAGTAGGAAACTATACTAGCCAACATTAGTGAGACTTTTGTGCTGTAAAACTAACTTGTTGCTGATTCTGTTATAGGGAGGCCCATATTGGGAGGTTCCGACGGGGCGAAGGGACGGCCGGATATCGAACAAAACGGAAGCTTTGAATGAAATTCCTGGGCCACAGTTCAATTTTAGCAGGCTCAAAGCTTCTTTTGCTAGCAAGGGCCTAGATTTGAAAGATCTAGCAGTATTATCTGGTGAGCAATCTAAGTTTAAATCCttcagatagatagatatcttcTGCATCTCTACTTCGGAATTTGATTTGGTAACATTAGTGGATccaaaaataaacaacaagATTCAACCAATCACATTTCTATTGTAGTCAATGTACATTTTTATCTTAGCCATGTAAAGCATTATTTACTGCCTACATTGATTAGAGCCTGCAAAGTAGTTGTTGTGCTCGAATAATGACTCAGAAAACAAATAATAGAACACTGATAAGGACAGCTTTAACTGTCACTAGAACTGTCCAAAGCAATTTGTGATGTCTCATTGAAACTGTACCCAACTTTGGAGCTATTTTGAGCCCAGCAAGAAGCCAATTTCGCGGTAGGTATCCACCCTTCGAGAGCCGTCGGTGACCGGCAAAAAGTGGTGGGCCGCTGCGGGGCAGGGAAATGCGTATGCGTATCACTTACATTCAATGTAAAATTCAACATGCTTGAAGTGCTGATCTCAGAGATGATaaaccaccatttttttttggggCAAAATCGCAATGTATCCTAAATTGTaggaaaatttttatattgccACTTCTAGGCTCATCAACATACAGGCCTTCTTTTTTAAGTGAAATGGAACAATTAATGATGGAGCGAGGTAATATATTGGTTTCGATATTTCGAGAGGCAAAGCTAAAtcagtgatatatatatatatatatatagcgtttTTCGTGCAATTTAGCCTTATTGTTCTGCTCCAATTTGTAAGAGCTTTTCAGTTCAGAATTGAATGACTTGTCTACTTGAGGGTTCTTGATTGCAAACTGTAGTTTTGAGGGGCATatgtgaactttttttttttttttctttttattttggttcaaGGGAAATGTAATCCTGTAACATTTCTTTGTACAATCAGGAGCTCACACAATTGGAATTGCGCACTGCAACTCATTCAACAAGCGCCTCTACAACTTCTCCGGTAAGGGCGACAACGTCCTCGACGAGGACCCGTCGCTGGACCCCTTCTACGCCGCGAACCTAAGGAAGAACAAGTGCAAGACGCCGACCGACAACACGTCGATCGCGGAGATGGATCCCGGAAGTTTCCTCACATTCGATATCGACTACTATCGAAACCTGCTAAAGAGGAGAGGCCTCTTCCAATCCGACGCCGCGCTCCTCACGAATTCTGTCACCAAGTCCTATGTGGTGGAGCTTCTCGACGGGCCTCTCGAGACTTTCTTCAAAGAATTCGCGGTCTCTATGGTGAAAATGGGGAAGATTCAGGTGAAGACGGGGACCGAGGGGGAGATACGAAAGAACTGCGCGGTTATAAATAGCTAGTTTGCGAACAAGAGTTGCATTTGATTGCGTTCTTTTCTTCGAGAGTGAATAAATATTGCTTCATGTTCTTTGTTTCTTCGCGAGTTCTTTCCATTTAAATGTTTATGTTCGTTAAATTTATTGTGGATGTGTATGATACTACTCTTTGAATATATAAGGAGGATGAACAAAAGCAACTTGAACTtgttatctatatatatgtggaTCTTCTTTGCAAATCCTTTCAGTGAGAATTAGCAACTTCCTCTCGTAAGTCCGAGTTCAATTCATAATACTTTCGAAATACGACTTGCTCGATTAAGTTGTTGCGTTGTTATATATCCTTGCTGTGTACGTAACGCGACGAAGATGTAGGTGATGTTACATTTTACTCTGCACAGTCATTAACTAAGCCTCAGCTTTAAAAGTAGTTAAAATTGCAGTTTTCAGAGGTTGGTTTACGAATTTATCGATAATAATTAATCATTATTGACTGAGACCCACCGAGCTACCACTTCCGAGTAACAAGGAAAGCACTAAATTCTAAACCACACATGAATAAAACGTTTATAC
This window of the Ananas comosus cultivar F153 linkage group 19, ASM154086v1, whole genome shotgun sequence genome carries:
- the LOC109725058 gene encoding peroxidase 30-like, whose product is MRRRLSYLICVMCVVLGFVACAEAEAELKLGFYDKTCPKAETIIADYVKKHIPNAPTVAATLLRTHFHDCFVRGCDASILINSTKNNEAEKDSAPDVTLRGYDFIDRVKSLVEEECPGVVSCADIIALVARDAVGVIGGPYWEVPTGRRDGRISNKTEALNEIPGPQFNFSRLKASFASKGLDLKDLAVLSGAHTIGIAHCNSFNKRLYNFSGKGDNVLDEDPSLDPFYAANLRKNKCKTPTDNTSIAEMDPGSFLTFDIDYYRNLLKRRGLFQSDAALLTNSVTKSYVVELLDGPLETFFKEFAVSMVKMGKIQVKTGTEGEIRKNCAVINS
- the LOC109724822 gene encoding polyubiquitin-like produces the protein MDVNFVTSAGETFTIEIGYFDTVLEIKEKVEKYKGYPVTSQKLIFNGHYLLNDRDTEHYEILQGSTVQLVITNPGLGPQRTPPPASSSPATRARRKLNLPVESMNGSLVIHVEMEEHSKVGLLRDELRRAYAMINLNVPDKYFFVHNKEVMNEDYSFHQHNVKDGDVIKVFEGKATHGDP